TTCCTGAATAAAAGTTCTTAGAACCCTTATTCTGCAAACCGTTACCTCAGTGTTGTTGATGAGCTTTAACTGAGTCCTTGGGactttcttttattccttctgcttttcctggaagAGGAGTAGCTGGTGTTTGAGCAGTATGCTTTACTTAGCTAGTCCTAACAGCTGTGCATGGTGCAACACAGACCTGGTCACCAAGTATGGAATGAAACTTAGCACTTTCCTTCAAGCCTTACTCTACACTCCACTGATTTTTAGAGAAGAGTGTGTCCTGCACATAGCAGCCTTGCTCAGCACAGCATCCTGGACTTAGACAAAGCCCTATTCATGCAATAAGCGTGGCAGAGATGTTGTGATAAAGTAGTATTTTCACTGAGTAGTGTTTCTGTAGCATCgtaattttaggaaaaaataatttaaaataatgtaggTTTCATTGCatggaaatgtatttgttcCACAGTTTGGACTCCTTTGGTGTGAGCTTGAACATCATGGCAGAGGTGTCTGCCTCTTGGAATATCGTTACAACTGGTTGCAGTACACTGAATGTTTGCACCAGGCTGTAGATAGGAATAAGATGTATTTTGCAGCTGTGGTTCACAAATCCATACCTGAGCAAAAATTCAAGGCTTAGCTTTTTGAGATCGTGTTTATTCAGTTTTACATTGCTGTTCTCCTTTGTCTCCGTGTTCCATTTCTGTCATCTGCTTCTTACAGTaagttttctcttgtttttctgcttcacattttttgctctgtttttggtgggattgctttttttttcttgtacttatTTATTAAGTAACAGGAACATTGAAATCACATTCAATAGTTGTTCATTTCAGGGGTTGTACCAGGGCTATAGCACCTTGGAGAAGTAGTTGCAGGAAGTTTCTTCTCAACTTTTCTAGTCCTCAGATGGAATATGTGTGGGCAGTATTTGAGTTGAGCTGgttaaaacataaaattctGCCAAGGCTTTTGTATGTATCATGTAAAGTAGAAttccttgtttgctttgtttttcttgttttgacaTACGTTTGATAGTAAATGCACTGTAGGGTCAGATCAGTGGAGTTTCCTTGTGATCTTCAAAGAGAGTAGTACTCAGAGTTTAGCATATACAAATGTACATCCTTCTCCCCATAGTTTATGGTCAAATGTGTGTTAATGTGGTCTTAAGTAAGTCCTGTCCTTATAGCAGGGCAGCCTTCCCTCGAAACTTCAGGCTACTTAGAGCAGGCACCAGTGCCTGGAAATGTAATTCATTAGTATGGgcaaaatgttttccatcatttttatacatcttttttttttttcttcagaattttagCGTGCAAACAGCTATGTAAATTCCTTTTTGTAGGAACCTTCCATTGACACTAATGTGCAACGTTGCTGTTAAATGAGTTTTTACTTTACTGAATGCTGCTCTTGTCAAGAAGCAGTCATATTTTGATGTCATTATGCTTTGTTTCAGATACTCTGAGCTTACTGAAGTCCAGCAGCAGTTAATTAGGGAAACGCTCATAACATGGCTGCAAGCCCAGGTAAGTATCTTTACAGTGGTTTTGCATGGCAGGCTGACATAATGCATTGAGTGCAGGCTAAATATTTAATCTGTCATTTGAGTTTAAAGATGGTTTCCCGAAGATGTGCATTATCTGATGGTGGAAAAACTTGTAGCATGCTAATCGTTATTAGAAATCCTTTAAATTGTTTGTTATAAGAAAGTCTGTGCTTGAAATTAATACTAAATATAAAACTCTTACATCAGATAATGATTGTGGTTTAATCAGTTGCACATGaaataagaagcattaaaaGTTTTCCTTTAGAGAAATATAATCTAGATTCCTGCTGTTCTTGAGTGCCTAGAATAGGAGTGgtaattctgtttttaagacCCTCCTGGCCTAAATCCAGTTTACTTAGCAATATCTGCCAATAGTGGCTGGTATTTGTGTATGAAtggaaaagattatttaaatcaCCCCTCTGGTAAGGTTATGGTGGTGTATTGGCTACAGTACCTTGCAGTTACTGTAGCTGAACTTGTAGTAAAAGTTGGACCCAAGAGTTTGCAATATCCAGAACCATCAAGTGAACCGATGCAAGTCTTTGCCTCTTCCCGCCATGATCTAGCTATCATTCAAATCCTGTACTGCCAGTTAGGATACTTGCTTTGTTTGTAGAAGgttgaaaattaataaatagaaTATGTTACAAGTTGAAAAAGAGCAGATTGTTGTGAAATGGATtacactgtttttaatttttcctgatgtccCATTTCAGATGAATTTATGTAGAAgatgagggagggagagagaaggattGATAGAGAcagatttccatttttccctAAAGAGATGAGATCTAGAAGAACTTCTTACTATTCTTACTAGCATCTAACTTAGGTAAAACTAGCTACATGACgaccataattttttttctctagaagtTCTTGTTTACTTCAAATaacaaattaagaaattttattttagtttttgaaTAGCacagttaatatttttgtattgaaTGAAAGACTTAAGACTTAAGACCCAGAAAGAATGTTTTCCCTGCTTTGTTACAGTTTAGCtaagttttcttcaaaatcattGGAAAGGTAAAGCTTTTCATTAGTCTCAGCCAGTAAGGGAGAGGAGAGGTACTACGCTAAGTACTGCAGAGATCAACAAGCATATATGATTTTCCTCTACTTAGGAATAAACAAATATAATATCTTGTTTCTACCAGATGCTGAATCCCCAGCCTGAGAAGACTTTTATTCGCAACAAAGCAGCGCAAgtctttgcattgctttttgttACTGAATATCTCACAAAATGGCCCAAGTTTTTCTTTGATATTCTATCGGTAGTTGACCTTAATCCACGAGGCGTAGATATGTACCTCAGAATCCTGATGGCTGTTGATGCTGAGCTGGTAGACCGGGATGTTGTTCATACATCGGAGGCAAgttattattttgcattaatatttGTCTTAAAGTTCCAAAAAATTCTCTATTTCAATTACAGTAGAAGATTTGCAGAGgggttattgtttttttttttcctatggcaACTGTGCCTTAGAGTCATTAGAGGATTTAGATCCAAAGGCTGTATGTATGttgtttaatgctttttatGCTTTCATACTTATcagttaatgcatttttttgcttGAAGAGCTAGCAAACAAAAACTAATGGGCTGAGTTAGCTGACTTAATGTTAGACCGACTCATTTCACAATGGTAATATCTTCTAGTGCATGTTTGAAGGAGTCCTAACATCAAAAATCCATTTAATTATGTAGAgaacttttttctcccttgcctGCCTTTCTTCAGTGTTTGGGCATCATGgtaggaagaaaggaggaaaagctatggtactctttttttttatctttcttgcaagaaaataaagatgctcTTTCTGGGTTTTTGATTTGAGTTGTTTATCTTGTTAGGACAAGTCGTTTCTGGTAGTGGATATAAAAATGCTACTagcttgaaaaaaatgctactAGTGAATGACAAGAttgatttattgtttttgttgtgttgatAGGAGGCTCGTAGGAACACTTTATTAAAAGATACCATGAGGGAACAGTGCATTCCAAGTTTGGTGGAATCGTGGTACCAAATCTTACAAAACTATCAGTACAATAACTCGGAGTTGACATGTCAGTGCCTTGAAGTTGTTGGAGCTTATGTATCCTGGATAGATTTGAGCCTGATAGCCAATGAAAGGTACGGGTTTTTTGGTGGAATATTTGGGTGGGAGAGGAGGCAACAACAGCTTGATAGTGTGCTGCCTGTATTTCCGCAAAACTACATGAAAACTTCTCTTAGATTAGAGACTTTAATTACATATCAATATTTGAGACTTTTGTTTTAATAGAGTAATTGAATTTGCAAGCAAGCTGATATAATGACCAAAATAGACGCTGTACAGTTTGCTGTATTCACCTTAAAATGTACCACATCCTGGATCTAGTCAGTACAACAGACTttataatgatttctttttttataaggcatttttaattttgcacaTAAATAATACAAAGCTTCTGGCTGATGCTTTTAAgtatgaatttctttttttccaaaggtttATAAATATGCTGCTAGGTCACATGTCTGTGGAAGTTCTCCGGGAAGAAGCCTGtgattgtttgtttgaaattgTAAATAAGGGAATGGACCCAATTGATAAAACAAAATTGGTGGAATCGTTATGTCAAGTGTTACAGTCTGCTGGCCTCTTCAGTATTGATCAGGTTTGTAAATTGATTTTACAATAGCAATGAGTCATAGGTTTCAAACAGTTCTTAAACAAGCAGATTAcagaaactgtgaaaaaaagtCCACAGATATAGGGAGAATTAGCTGTGCTTCTCCATCAGTGTTAAACACTTGCACTTTTCTCGTACTCATATTAACAGGTGGTTGTTAATactcatttctgaaagagtggtcaggcactggaatgggctgcccagggaggtggttgagtcgccgtccctggaggtgttcaagaaacatttagatatggtgttgagggacatggtttagtggggttattggtggtaggtggatggttggactggatgatcttgtaggtcttttccaacctagctaattctatgattctatgattctgtttaaACCACAAATTATTGCATTTTGTGTGTCTTCAGCATGAGGGTATTCTGGAACTCCTGAAGTGTGTTTTACATACCATTTATGCTGTTTTGTTCCCATGTATCCTTCTTTTGGAATTACTCTGCAACAGGTATTGTAGCCAAAGTATTTTAGCCAAGAGAGAGTTTTTTAGGGTGAGACAGGAGACGTGCTTTCTTAAGGTCACATATATTGTTATGCTtgcctgcagcagcaaacacaaGTCTTGAAATGCTTATCTGGGAGCTGGAAAAATATACCTACTAACTAAACGCACGTTCCCTGTGCAGTAGCAGTGCTTAAGGAAGAGCAGTTTGCTATGTGCTGTGAAGGAAGAGGAACCTAGTCCTTATGAAGCTGTAGTTCTTGGATTGCAAGGCAGTTATCTCTTTATTGTGAAGTCGTCATCAAATGTATGTTCCTACTGGGAGGCCAGAGGTGTGTAATCATCAATTCAGGAGTTGTTTCTCTAAAAATCTTATCGCAGTCTCTAAGAGACTTGTTATTCCTCTGCTTTAGTATGGTTCTGACAGAGAGCAAACCATTTTTTGAGATGACTGGTCTAGCAGTATTTCCCCATTCTCATCAATGCATTTTTGTGAAGGCAAGCCATAAATATCGAATGATCACTCACTTTTACAGGCAGTACTGGTGAAGTTGCTAATATTTTAAACTTGTCCCATAAAATGCTAATCTGCAGAGATGGAACATGGAACAAGCTGCTGTTGCATAATGGAGAATGCATAATGCCAGCTCCCTAGCATAGCTtcgctttttctttctctgatctctggggaacaacaacaaaaaaagataattgtACTTTCCATCTAGGAGACAAATGTTGGTATTACTTCTACTGTATACTAAGCATGAGTAACACCATCTGTAAGTTCATGCTGTGTAGACCTGAGTTCTGGTGGTGTTTTTAATCAGGTATGTTTTCTTACAGGAAGATGACGTGGATTTTCTGGCCAGATTTTCTAAGCTGGTCAATGGGATGGGTCAAGCATTAATAGCTAGTTGGACTAAACTGATAAAAAGTGGTGATATGAAGAGTGCTCAAGATGCTCTGCAAGCAATTGAAGCAAAAGTGTCCCTAATGTTGCAACTGCTAATTCATGAAGATGATGACATCTCGTCTAATATCATTGGCTTTTGTTATGACTACCTTCACATCTTGAAACAGGTAAGTATGTCTGACTTCAGTTTAACATTTTTTGATatattatttgctttgttttgtggtaATATATAAAGCTAATACTTTGTGTAAGCTGCCTTCCAAAATAGTCTTTTGACTAATTAGTATTCGGTATTTTCACTGTCTGTGGGTGTACTGCTCATAGGGTTTTGTTGAGAAATCTGTAGAAACTGAGTTAAATCCTGCATTAAGTGGAAAAGAGGCTTGCTTCATATGGCTGTTAAAAAGTAAACCTTTTTATTGCTATTAGACAGTAAGAAAGAAGTTATTATACAAGTAATAACACTTGAAATTTCTTTTATAGCTTTCTGCACTTTCAGACCAACAAAAAGCTAATGTAGAAGTAAGTATTAACTTTGTTTTTGCTAAGGATTCTTATTGACATTTTATCAgaacttttcattttgctgaacaTACTTTAACCAAGACAGAAGATGTTATCTCCTgaagctttgcatttttattaacaCCTTCCCTAATTCCAAAGACTTGGAAGGAATATTGGGAAGGGTTGTCATAAAATGAACATAAGTAAAACTTagaaaagaagctgctgctCAAACGTGACACTTAAGATGAGCAGCTACATGCTAAGTATTATATGAAGCTATGCATTAAGCTTAAGTTTATAAGCTTAATTTTATGCATTAAGCATTAAGATAATTAAATATGTTTGTGTCCGGTTTTGGAAGTAGTAAACTTTGTATCTTCTGTTCAAATCAAATTACTAGCGCAGCACACTTAAGACACTTAAAATTTGAATGTATTGCTATCTAGAAATAGAAATCTCTGACTGTGTTGAGCTTGCTTTACTACTGAACTTCCtattataattatttcttaaCTTTACTGGGCACATCTTGAGGATTTCTTTTTGACTGAGAAACAGTCATACaaacctttcttctttcattcaattcataaaaagaaaatgtttggaaaCATCTTTTGCTGAGCCAGTTTAGCTAGCTaaactgggaaaaaagaaaaaaaaaactcaaaaccCACAACCACTTTGAAGATGCTGAGCTActagagaaataattttatggGTAAGCTGACCTACCTCTATGAAATATAATCTCAAACAACCTGTTTAGCTTCCTCTGCCTTGTGCCGTCATCTTTAACTGTTCCTTTTAGTGTGAACTGAACAGCACAGGTTAGAAGCAGGAAGTAAAGCCAGATAATACTGCTAGATGGAGGGCTCAAAGTCATTAGTGCTGTATATCTGGAATTGCATGTGTATAGTTTGGATAGATATAGTTTCAATATGCACTGTTAATTCTtcaaaacttctgaaaatgggATTTAAATGTTTACGAATATTTTAACGTTTGCCgtaatgtttccttttctgaggGATTTTGACAGTTGCTTCTTATTGCTTGTCTGCTTCTACACTTACAGTTCTGTTTATCTTAGGCAATCATGTTGGCTGTTATGAAGAAGTTGACATACGATGAAgaatataattttgaaaatgaggtACTGTATGAATAAATAGACAAATGCAACTTGAATTGCACATTGTAAGTGCAACTTGAATTGCACATTGTAAGTGCAACTTGAATTGCACATTGTAAAACTTTCTCACgctttaaaaattcatatttttcttaggATAAGGATTTGAATGTTGGGAGCTACTGTCTGtagactgaaatatttcctgtgtggaaagcttttgttttatttaaacctGAGGGCATGTCTTCATAGGACAAAGCGACATAGGAAAAGGATATACAAGCAGTTTAGTTAACAGAATAACTCTGTCTGCATTTGCACAGAGCTGTTTCTAGGCAGATATGACTGTGCTGTTAGCTAAGCATAGCTGTTGAGCTGACTTATTCAGTGTGAGTTTGCATATTTCTGCTGTCatgcaaaaacatttctgaaacgTAATCTGagaaacatttaagaaatactGCTTGACCTATTTTAGATGGAAGAGGTCaaacttctgcaaaaataaGCTAAAAGAGGAGGATGgtctttgatttctttcttcctcttgcatCTCTGCCCGCCAGCTGTAATGGTTGAATGTGTTAGGCAATTCTGCTCTGGGCTATTCGGAGAGCTGTGGTCTTAGAGGTGAACTTGGACTATACGTAGTACGTGTTAAATGCTTCTGtcagatgaattttaaaaatcagctagATGCTTAGAAGCAACATCTTCATGAGGAATGAGTCAATTTTCAAGAACTGAATCAAAAAGGCTTTTCTAAGCGCATTCTCTTTCTTATTCATAGtccactccaaaagtaatgccttctacttatttctatggaaactacaacagatacaaagagcacaataatgttatttgatagagcaaattctcagctacaaaacactatttttacacagtcaccaccattagctctgcgtcttcaccagcaatgaacaagagcctgcatgctccTCTCATCAGAATCTTCATAGCTGaccagaatgtggcttgtctttcatttcactgtcaccactgctgaaacacaccaccccttgcctcactgtgctcgcatccactctttggtctccataaacgttcagcaagcatcactGAATGCCTATGCATGCCATTTTTTTtatgcatggaggaattcagtggcacagctttgcttcctacgcacttccatgtctgATACCATTgtgtcagcctgcccctctgctgccatttgtcacagGGCAAGAACATGAAatggatattggtgggaaggttcaacctctactgctgtactaccaacatccgcctctgatgtcgtgggccgcataataaaataggaggcattacttttggagctacTCTCATACTTCTGGTTAGTTTTCAGCTTGGAAAGCCTTTTTACAGTGTTTCTGGACTCATTGTGATGGATCCCAACATATTGCAACCAGGCAATAAAGGAGCTAGCTGCTACACTGCGAGGGTATTATTGAATTTTCCAAACATGATGTATTAttcttttatatacatatttttgtttggGGTTCAACTGCCTAAAATGATTCTGGATGTATTTAAGgatgaaaatgtgtttcattGATGTGAATGTTTTGTAGGGTGAAGATGAAGCAATGTTTGTGGAGTACAGAAAACAGTTGAAACTGTTGCTGGACAGACTTGCTCAGGTCTCACCAGAGTTACTGTTGGCATCTGTCCGCAGAGTTTTTAACACTACACTTCAGtaagttttttggttttttaaacTTGTTTACATGAAAACAATTGCCTTTgctttcttgcctttctttctgtcaGGCTTTGCACAAACAGGCAAAGCCTATTGATAAAATAAGCTGGTAATAACTGTAGTAGTATGACTTTTTATAGCTTCGTGATAAAAATCTTACCCCGTTACTTAGGAAGAGGCTTTCTTTTTGCAACCTTAAATGGTAGctagtttggttttttttcttctggaggtGTCTCTTCATCTTTGTCACTTGCCTGCACAACGGCCATTTGGACAAGTGTTAGCTTTTCACCACCAGGAAATGTTAACAAGATGCGGAAAGTTATTTCATGTATTAttgttagcagaaaaaaaataggttggatacaaaaaaggaagagcagtgaagatttttttttttttcttcttacaaaaagaacagaagcaacCCTGAAAACTATGCATGTGAATAAAGTAGGTGCCTGACTAGGAGGTTGGCTGTGTTTATACCAACAGAAAGCTAATATTGCCAGTGCCTTCCTTGTGCCTTGCTTTTTAGTGTGCCCCCTTTTTAAGTGACAGTAAATGACTTGTCAACACATCGAAGTAGATGGTTTTGTACCTAAATAAGCACTTGGAGAAATCTGTAGCTTTCAAGTTGAAATTggtaaaagaaaatcaatagcACTCTGACGGAGAGGTGGTATGTCTTTGGATAAGATCTTCAGGAGCATcctgaaatacagcatttattttctttgctgaattctACTCATTTGTACTATACGTCTgaatattcaaaagaaaatactaacaTGGTAGGACTGTGATTATTTCATAATCTGTAGTGACTAACAGGATCTCCTCATTCTTTAGGAACTGGCAAACTACACGATTTATGGAAGTAGAAGTCGCGATAAGGTTGTTGTATATGTTGGCTGAGGCTCTTCCTGTGTCTCATGGTGCTCACTTCTCTGGTGATGTTACAAAAGCTACAGCTTTGCAAGACATGATGAGAACGGTAAGCAGGTGTTACTTGGGAACTATTTGAAAATGGCTTATGTTAATTACCAGCATTTCAAGTGCGTTGTGGTTTGGTGTTACAAATGGCTAAAGTACTAACTTGCTAATGCTTTTCTTGTAGCTAGTGACTTCTGGTGTTAGTGCCTATCAACATACATCAGTGACCCTGGAATTCTTTGAAACAGTGGTTAGATATGAAAAATTCTTTGCTGTTGAACCTCAGCACATTCCAACTGTTCTAGTAAGTTTCATCTCATTTACATATTCAATTAGATAAGTCTGGATATGTTGTTTAGGTTTAAGAACTTATTTTCTGAAGGTCACTAAAGAAGttggttttctttaattgttGGATGATTAGCTTTCACCCCTTGGTTAGACTGAAATACTTTCTGGTTGCAGATGGCATTTTTAGATCACCGTGGTCTTCGCCATTCAAGTCCAAAAGTACGAAGTCGAACAGCTTACCTTTTTTCCAGATTTGTCAAGTCTCTTAAGTGAGTAAAACACATATTCATATGGTGCAGAAGGCATATGTACAGTAAATTCAGTGTGTCTTTGAAACAGGCAGAGTTGTAAATGGACTGCTGTGAAGTAATACAACAAACTAGTGCTCTTACAGAGTTGTCCTGCTCTTTAGTACCAAGGTAGTAGGGGAAATGTTCGCCATAGAATACATCTTGAATGCATCTTCTTAGCTTATTTTGACTAGATGTTAAATCTGATCAACTGTATAAATATCTGCCTTGCTTTTCCTCTGTAAGTACAGTTGAGAGTGAGTGGACTTGAAGACTCCCAAGTGTAATTTCCCCGTATCTGACCAAATTCTGAGTATTTACAGTATTTATACTGATGGAGTTTATTCAGGCTGTTACAGCCCTTCAAATAGTCCCGTCTTCTTGGTCTAATTTAACAGGGATGTCTGAATGTTGAAGCAGGAGAAGCTCTAAGGTGGTGCAGATTTCAGAAGGATCATATTTCTTAATTAAGGAAAATACTTTACTCAGAAAAGTGATtctatttatgcatttttaaaagaattagagaaataaatgtttattttccactCTGCTGTGTATCTATTTCTCCCACCACAAACAACATATGCATAACACAGACTTGTCTACAACAGTGTTCTGATACTTTAAGGGATGTTCTGTACTGAGCAGGAAGTTTAATGTCAAGATTTACAACTTAAGGAAAATGCCAGCAATtttgcaaaaacaagaaaaaaaaacccacttctACATAGtgttttgttcttgtattttaCTTCAGTAAGCAAATGAATCCCTTTATTGAAGATGTTCTGAATAGAATACAAGATCTACTGGAACTCTCTCCTCCTGTGAGTATTAACAGCGgttttctgtaataaataagACTTGTGCTTATTCATCAGTGTGCCCAAATAGTCACTGAATTGTGAGCTTAGTACACAAAcatttaaacacaaataattgtcttgatttttttttttaatgtgagatCACTTGTTTATATTTGTGCCTAACTTCTAATAATTTTGCTTATTTAGGTTTCTGTGTGTATAGGTTAAAGAGAGATTTATAGAAGGCTTTttgaaatgtataaaaatacttGTTCCTTCAACAGTGTTTTACCATCTACTTAGTAATGCTACTTGGGCaggaagagaataaaagtaTTGTAACTGTATTataaaggtaaaataaaagattaaagaaaaagtaatgatTTCAACTTCTTTTTGTCAGAAGATGACTTTGATAGAAGACACTTAGTGAATTATGCCTGTTATCTTCCATTTTAGGAAAATGGTTACCAAGCTCTGTTAAGCAGTGATGATCAACTTTTCATTTATGAAACAGCCGGAGTATTAATAGTTAACAGTGAATactctgcagaaagaaaacaagctctAATGAGGAATTTGTTGACTCCACTGATGGAGAAGTTCAAGGTATTGTTAGAAAAACTGATGATGGCACAAGATGAGGACAGACAGATGGCACTGGCTGACTGCCTCAATCATGCTGTCGGGTTTGCTAGGTAGGTATTGTACAGTGTCTCTATGTGTGTTTCTGATTGGAGTAAAATGGggcttattttaaagaatttaaatggaagaacttattgggaggagaggctgagcatCTATCTGTGCTTTACTGACCTAGAAAATCCCTAGTGGTTGTAGAATTTCAAAgtcccctttaaaaaaaaaaaaaaaaaggctgctgaGGATATAGATGCAGAGAATAGTGAGCAACTTTATAATGAATCAGAATCTATGCCCTTCCTCGCTAAACAGCTTCCTCAAAGAATTGTCTGGAGCTGTTCTGATGATACGTTGTTTGTGATAGGTTAGAATTTAATTCTCAAAAGTTGCCAAAGCATAGCTACTTCTTACCAGATAATTGCTACTTCTGTTGTTTGGCTCCCATTTCACAAAATACAATGTTCTAGTTAAGTGTCTGGGCTTTAAGCATTCATTGTTCTCCGTGTTATTGCTTCTCCATTATACTGAGTTTATATAAAACTTGGTGCGTTGTTTTTACAGCCGAACCAGCAAGGCTTTCAGCAATAAGCAGACTGTAAAACAATGTGGCTGCTCTGAGGTATATCTGGACTGCTTAAAGACATTTTTGCCAGCTCTCAGTTGTCCATTACAAAAGGAAGTTCTGAGAAGTGGTGTCCGCACTTTCCTTCACCGTATGATTATTTGTCTAgaggaagaagttcttccatTCATACCTTCTGCCTCCGAACACATGCTCAAAGATTGTGAAGCAAAAGATCTTCAAGAATTCATTCCTCTTATAAACCAAATAACAGCTAAATTTAAGGTATGATGTTGCATAGGATTTTAAAGCTCAAAGTATTGCTGAGTAGCtattttttttggaagcagagAAGAGGTTGTATGTCAGAACTGTACCTCTGTGTGGACTCACAGTACTGGAAAGAGTGTTTTTCCTTGATTAATCTTGGAATTCTGTTGTTTCTAAATTTTCAGgtttaatatttgaaaatgaaatgttacttgcagcacaaaaatattaagtttTTACAATTTACAAGATCTTGTTGGAATGCTGTTGCACTTAAATGTATACTGAGGCATAATGCGTCATTGTTcaaaatagatggaaaatactgagGTTTTGAAAGAGAGACGTAAGGTGAGGATCAAGCAGAGGTTGTTGAGGTGCTGCTTTTGAGAGTTTCCCACTCCAAATTTCaagcatttcaaatgcaaagcCAATAAAGTAGGTTAGTTACTTAATACATTACTTGTGATTCGTTCCTTAGCATTACCGCAAGAATACTGCACAGTCAcaaatatgtaggttgctctgaaagtaatgccttctatttatttccatggaaactacaacagatacaaagagcatacTAGcatatttgatagagcaaattctcagttacaaaacactgttcttcAATGTAGTTAgcaccattagctctgcattttcgCCAGCAAAGAGCCTGC
The Numida meleagris isolate 19003 breed g44 Domestic line chromosome 1, NumMel1.0, whole genome shotgun sequence genome window above contains:
- the XPOT gene encoding exportin-T, with the protein product MDEQALLGLNPNADADFRQRALAYFEQLKISQDAWQVCAEALAQSIYSDDHIKFFCFQVLEHQVKFKYSELTEVQQQLIRETLITWLQAQMLNPQPEKTFIRNKAAQVFALLFVTEYLTKWPKFFFDILSVVDLNPRGVDMYLRILMAVDAELVDRDVVHTSEEARRNTLLKDTMREQCIPSLVESWYQILQNYQYNNSELTCQCLEVVGAYVSWIDLSLIANERFINMLLGHMSVEVLREEACDCLFEIVNKGMDPIDKTKLVESLCQVLQSAGLFSIDQEDDVDFLARFSKLVNGMGQALIASWTKLIKSGDMKSAQDALQAIEAKVSLMLQLLIHEDDDISSNIIGFCYDYLHILKQLSALSDQQKANVEAIMLAVMKKLTYDEEYNFENEGEDEAMFVEYRKQLKLLLDRLAQVSPELLLASVRRVFNTTLQNWQTTRFMEVEVAIRLLYMLAEALPVSHGAHFSGDVTKATALQDMMRTLVTSGVSAYQHTSVTLEFFETVVRYEKFFAVEPQHIPTVLMAFLDHRGLRHSSPKVRSRTAYLFSRFVKSLNKQMNPFIEDVLNRIQDLLELSPPENGYQALLSSDDQLFIYETAGVLIVNSEYSAERKQALMRNLLTPLMEKFKVLLEKLMMAQDEDRQMALADCLNHAVGFASRTSKAFSNKQTVKQCGCSEVYLDCLKTFLPALSCPLQKEVLRSGVRTFLHRMIICLEEEVLPFIPSASEHMLKDCEAKDLQEFIPLINQITAKFKTQVSPFLQQMFMPLLHAIFEVLLLPAEDNDQSAALEKQMLRRSYFAFLQTVTGSGMSEVIANQGAENVERVLFTVIQGAVDYPDPIAQKTCFIILSKLVELWGGKDGPVGFADFVYKHIVPACFLAPLKQTFDLADAQTVLALSECAVTLKTIHLKRGPECIQYLQQEYLPSLQVAPEIIQEFCQALQQPDAKVFKNYLKVFFQRAKP